The sequence TTCGCCCCGCACGGCAAGACGTCCATGTCCCCGCAGCTCTTCGTGGACCAGCTGGAGCGCGGCGCGTGGGGCATCACGGCCGCCGTGCCGCACCAGGCGCGGGTCTACCGGGCGTACGGGATCGGCCGGATCTTCCTCGCCAACGAGCTGGTCGACCCGGTCGCCCTCGGCTGGCTGGCCGGGGAGATGACGGCCGACCCGTCGTTCCGCTTCGTCTGCTACGTCGACTCCGTGCGCGGCGTCGAGCTGATGGACGCGGCCCTCGGCGCCGCGGGCGCCACCCGCCCGGTCGACGTGGTCGTGGAGCTGGGCGCGGGCGAGGGCGCGCGCACCGGGGCCCGCACGGAGGCCGACTGCGCGGCCGTGGCCGACGCGGTGGCGGCGGCCGGGTCGCTGCGCCTGGTGGGCGTGGCCGGGTACGAGGGCGAGGTGCCGGACGCCGATCCGGAGCGCGTACGGGCGTGGCTGCGGCGGCTCGTCGCGCTCGCGGCCGCCTTCGACGGCGAGAAGCGGTTCGCCGGGGCCGGGGAGATCGTGATCAGCGCGGGCGGCAGCGCCTGGTTCGACGCGGTCGCGGACGTCTTCGCCGGGATCCCCGAACTGAGTCTTCCCGTGCTGAAGTTGCTGCGCTCCGGGGCGTACGTCTCGCACGACGACGGGCACTACAGGCACCTGACCCCCTTCAACCGCGTCCCCGAGGAGGGGGCACTGGAGCCCGCCTTCCGGCTGTGGGCGCAGGTCGTCTCCCGCCCGACCGGTGAGCAGGCGTTCCTCAACGCGGGGAAGCGGGACGCGGCGTACGACCTCGATCTGCCCGACGCACAGGTGGTCCGCTCCGGCCGGGACGGCTCCCTGCGGCCCGCCACCGGGGTCACGGTCACCGGCCTGTCCGACCAGCACGCCTGGGTGCGGACGGAGGACGGGGCGGAGCTGGAGGTGGGCGACTGGGTCGGGCTGGGCCTCTCCCACCCCTGCACCAGCTTCGACAAGTGGCAGTTGATCCCGCTGGTCGAGGCGGACGGCACGGTCACGGACTACATCCGCACGTTCTTCTGAGCAGTCCTCCCTCCCCCGCCCCGAAAGGCCACCCATGGACCTGGTCCTGCGTGACGCGCTCGTCGTCGACGGCACCGGCGAGCCCTCCTTCCGCGCCGACGTGGCCGTCGACGGCGGCCGCATAGCCGAGATCCGCCCCGAGGGCTCCCCCGGCCCCCGCCCCACCGCCGCCCGGACCGTGGACGCGGACGGCCTCGCGCTCGCCCCCGGCTTCATCGACATGCACGCCCACAGCGATCTGGCGCTGCTGCGCGACCCGGACCACAGCGCGAAGGCGGCACAGGGCGTCACCCTCGAAGTGCTGGGCCAGGACGGGATGTCGTACGCCCCCGCCGACGACCGCACGCTCGCCGAGGTCCGCCGCTCCATCACCGGCTGGAACGGCGACGGGAGCGACATCGACTTCGACTGGCGCACGGTCGGCGGCTATCTGGACCGGCTGGACCGCAACTTCGGCGGCCAGGGCATCGCGGTCAACGCCGCCTATCTGATCCCGCAGGGCACGGTCCGGATGTACGCGGCCGGCTGGGACGACCGGCCCGCCACCGACGCCGAACTGGCCCGTATGCGGGAGCTGGTGGACCAGGGCATGCGCGAGGGCGCGGTGGGCATGTCGTCCGGTCTGACCTACACCCCCGGGATGTACGCGGACGACGCCGAACTCACCGAGCTCTGCCGGGTGGTGGCCCGGCACGGCGGCTACTACTGTCCGCACCACCGCAGTTACGGGGCGGGCGCGCTGGAGGCGTACGAGGAGATGGTCCGGCTGACGCGGAACGCCGGCTGCGCCCTCCATCTCGCCCACGCCACCATGAACTTCGGCGTGAACAAGGGCAGGGCGCCCGACCTCCTCGCCCTCCTCGACGACGCGCTCGCCACCGGGTCCGACATCTCGCTCGACACCTACCCGTACACGCCCGGCTGCACCACGCTCGTGGCGATGCTGCCGAGCTGGGCGAGCGAGGGCGGTCCGGAGTCGGTCCTGACCCGGCTCGCGGACCGGGCGAGCGCGGAGCGGATCAGGCACCATCTGGAGGTGCTGGGCTCGGACGGCTGCCACGGGGTGCCGATCGAGTGGGACACCATCGAGATCTCCGGCGTGAGCGCGCCGCACCTGGCCGAGTACGTGGGCCGGACGGTCGAGGAGTCGGCGCGGCTGCGGGGCGAGGAGCCCTGGGCGACCGCGCGACGGCTGCTCACCGAGGACCGGCTCGGGACGACGATCCTCCAGCACGTGGGCCACGAGGAGAACGTCCGGCAGATCATGCGCCATCCGGTGCACACCGGCGGCAGCGACGGCATCCTCCAGGGCGACAAGCCGCACCCCCGGGCGTACGGCACGTTCCCGCAGTACCTGGGCCGGTACGTGCGGGAGTTGGGCATCCTCTCGCTGGAGGAGTGCGTGGCCCGTCTGACCTCGCGCCCGGCAGCCCGGCTGCGGCTGGCGGACCGGGGCCTGGTGCGCGAGGGCTACCGCGCGGACCTGGTGCTGTTCGACCCGGAGACGGTGGCGGCGGGCTCCACGTTCGCGGAGCCGCGCACCCTGCCGGTGGGCATCCCGCACGTCCTGATCGACGGCCGGTTCGTCATCGAGGACGGCAGGCGGACGCCGGTCCTGGCGGGGCGGGCCGTCCGGGGCTCAGGAGCGGGGGCGCCGGCGGTCTGACGCTACGAGTCGTCCGCCGCACGCTCGGCCGCCCAGGCCAGGTCCTCCTCGGTGGGGGCGTCGTCCTGGGTGAGCGCGCGCCGCCAGTATCCGCTGAACTCCACGGCGGACTTCGGCAGTTCACGGTCCTCGACCAGGTGGCGGCGGAGCGCGCGGACGGCGGACGCCTCGCCCGCCACCCAGGCCGCGTCCACCCCGTCGAGGTCCGCTCCGGCACCCCGTACGGCGTCCACGAGCGAGCCGCCCCGGTCGCGGTGCACCCACCGAACCTCGGCTCCCCCGGCCGCGGGCGGCAGCTCCCGCTCCTCCGCCGCGTCCGCGACCTCGGCGTACACCACGGCACCGGTCCCGGCCGGCAGCGCCTCCAGCACCGTGGCGACGGCCGGGAGCGCGGTCTCGTCCCCGGCGAGGAGCATCCGCCGGGCTTCGGGCAGCGGGCGGGCGTAGAGGGAGGACGGGCCGACCATGCCGAGGACGTCACCGACCCGGGCCGCCGCACCCCAGCGGGAGGCGGGCCCGCCTGCGCCGTGGAGCACGAAGTCCACGGTCATCACGTTGCGCCGGCGGTCGTACGAGCGGACGGTGAAGCTGCGCATCCAGGGCCGCTCCGCCTCCGGGATCGCGAGGTACGCCTCGTACCAGCGCATGCCGTACGGATCGTCCGAGCCGCACTCCGGCAGCCGGGGCTCCGGCTGCCCGTCGCGCGGCAGGCAGAGCTTCATCTGCTGGTCCGGACGGTCCTCCAGGAGCCCCGGCAGCTCGTCGGCGGTGAAGCCGATCCTCGCCGTCCCGGGGGTGACCCGCTCGACATCCACGACCCGCACGTACGTGACCGACAGCGCCCGACCCATCGCGACCCGACCCCTTTCCGCTGGTGAACACCGCCGACGACGACCGGCGTCGCCGGCGGCCCCCGACTGATACCTTACGGCGTAATGCATTACCCGCCGCACGTTACTTTACGCCATAAGGAGTCGCACGTGGTGGTCTTCGCCGGGCAGGGTGATCCGCGCCGTTCCCTCTCCCTCCTGTGGCGCGCGGAGACCCCGCCGCCGACACGCGTCGGCCCGGGGCCCAAGCCGCGGCTGAGCGTGGACGCGATCGTGGCGGCGGCCGTGGAGCTCGCGGACGAGGAGGGGATGGGGGCCCTGTCGATGCGCGCGGTCGGCGACCGGCTGGGGCGCACGGCGATGGCGCTCTACACCTACGTACCCGGCAAGAGCGAGCTGCTGGACCTGATGTACGACGCCGTCCACGCCGAACTTCCCACCGCGTACCCGGAGTCGGAACCGGGCGGCTGGCGGGCGGCGCTCACCGCGTGGGCCGGGGAGATGCTGGAGTTCTACGTCCGCCACCCCTGGGTGCTCCAGGTCTCGCAGGCACGGCCGGTGCTGGGTCCGCACGAGTACGCGGGCCTGGACACGCTGGTGACCCTGCTGCGGGCGACCGGGCTGGCGGCGGGGGTGGTGCGGCGGCTCGTCGGGACCCTGTTCCCGCTCGTACGCGGCTCGGCGCAGGCGGTGGCCGACGCGAGGCTGGCCGCGGCGGCGACCGGGAGCCCCGACGAGGAGTGGTGGGCGGCACGTTCGGCCGCCCTGCTGGAGCTGGTCCCGGACTTCGCGGAGCGCTTTCCGGCGGTGAGCGCCCTGGAGGCGGAGGGCCCGGCGGAGCCGTACCCGCAGGACGTCCCGGGGAGCGCCGAGGCGGTGCCGTATCCGGAGCGGGAGGCCCGCGAGACGTTCCGGGTGGGGCTCGGGGTGCTGCTGGACGGGATCGAGGCGGCGCGCGCCGGCACGCCCTGACCGGCCGGGCCGCGCGGACCGGACCACGCGGGCCGGACGGCGCGGGCCACACGGCGCGGGCCACACGGGCAGGACCGCACCGTGGCCGGGTCGCGCGGGCCCGACGACACCCCGGCCGGACCACACGGGCCGGACCGCACCGTGGCCGGGTCGCGCGGCCCGGCGACACCTCGACCGGGCCACACGGGCAGGCCCCGACCGAGGCTCGGGCCTGGCCCGGCCCGAGCCGACCCGGCCAGACCCGGCCCGCGCTCCCGGCGGGCGAGGCGGCTACGGCTTGGGCAGCGCGCAGCCCTCACGGTCGAGGTCGATCGTGCTGCCGGCCCCGATACAGGGGACCATGGTGTACGTCTGCTGGGCGTAGTTGATGCCCTCGCGGACGGTGACCTCGCCGTTCTCGTCGACCTCGCACGGGTTGTTGTCCGTGCACCGTCGGCCGCTCTCGTTGCCGGTGTTGTTGACGGCGACCACCTTGCCGGTGGCGTCGTCGATCACCGGCGAGCCGGACGTACCGCCGATGGTCCGGCACTCCGGGGTGTAGCGGAGGGAGTCCTTCCAGGTCCACCGGCCTTCCTTGAGCCGGTGGACGAAGCCGTCGATGTCGCAGCTGTAGGTGCGCTTCCAGTAGCCCGAGGCGACCGTGATGGCGGCGCCCTCCTTCGGGTGGGCCGTCTCCAGCTCCAGCGCCCGGATGCCGTAGCGGTCCTCGATCTGCTGGTAGGTGCTGGTGGTTTCGTAGAGCGAGAGATCGGTGTCGGTCATGGTGCCGTACGCGACCTTGCTCGCCCTCAGCGTGCCGACGCCGTCGCCCGAGGCGTCGAGCAGGGTGAACGAACGGGAGGACGGCTGGTCGACGACGACCTCGCCGGGACCGGGGAAGCCGGACTCCAGGCAGTGCCCGTTGGAGAGCACGAGGGCGGGGTCGGTGGGCGCGGAGTCGGGTGAACGGACCACGGAGCCCGAGCAGTTGCTGAGCGCGACGGTCCCGGCGAAGGTCACGGCCTTCACTGCGGGGCCGGCCACGGGAGCGGCTTCCCGGGCCTGGGCCCGCTGGGCGGGCTCGGCTGCGACGACGGGCGCGGCACCGGCTCCCAGGAGCAGGGCAGCAAGAAACGCACCGACGAGAGGCTTGTTCATGTGGGGGGTACCTCCAGTGATGCCAAGGGCCGGAGATCTTCCGGCTTTTGACATGCGCATGCTTGCGCAGATGTCAGGCCGTCACAAGGGGCTGATTCCGGCCCCTCCGGCTTACGGCCGCCGTCGGCCCAGCCCCGCACGGGCAGAACCGGCGGGCTCGACGGGTGCTGTGGGCTCGGCGGGCGCTGCGGGCTCGACGAGATCTGCGGGATCTGCGGGATCTGCGGGATCTGCGGGATCTGCGGGATCGGCAGGCTCGGCAGGCTCGGCAGGCTCGACGGGATCTGCAGGCTCGGCGGGGAGATCGGCAGCGGGCTCCGCGCCGGGCTCACTCCATGCCGAACTCCCGCACCCCGGACACCTCTTCACCAGCCCCCTCCACGTCGGCCCGCTCCAGGGCGACTCCCTCCGCGCTTGAGTCCTCCGCGCCGGACTCCTCCGCGCCGGTCCCCTCCGCAGCGGCCTCCTCCGCGCCCCGGCGGATGCGGGCGCGGCCCCACTCCCGTACGCGACCGCCCCGGCAGGCCCTTCCGCCGCGCGCCCGTCCGGCTCAGGCTTCTGCCGCGGCGGCCTCCTTGGCGTACGTCACCGCCTGGAGAAGCGTCAGTCCGGGCTCGGCCCGACGCAGGATCTTGATGGCCTCCACGGAGTCCGCCGGGCCCTCGTGCCCGGCGGCGTCGAGCCGCTGGCGCACCCACCGCCCGCGCAGCTCGCCGTCCGGCCGCCGGGCGGACTCCTCGGCCAGCGCGAGGGCACGCTCCAGTCCCGGGCGCTCGGCGTCGGGGGCGGCCTCCAGCGCGCGCCGAAGGCCGGTGACGACATCGGGGGCGTCGCGGACGACGAGAACGGCGAGAGGCTGGGGCTTCCGGAACAGGCTCATGATCCACCGCTACCCGGGCCGACCCGGCTCTCACCGGAGTTGAGCAAGATCTGAGCGGCGGGGTCCACGGCTCCGCCCACCTCGGGACCGAGCCCGGTCCGGGGCTCGGACCGGGGGCCTTCGGCAGCTCAGGCCGGGGCCTTCGGCAGCTCGGTCCGGGGGCCGTCGGCAGCTCAGCCCGAGGGCTGTCGGCGGCTCCGGCAGGCGGGCCCCGCCCGACGCTCCCGGCCGGCCTCCGCCAGCAGCCCCGGCAGGCGGCCCCACCCGACAGCCTCCGCCCTCGCCCCCGGGGCCGGCGCCCTCGGTCCAACGACCGAGCCCTCCGGGCGCGCACGTCGGTCCGCAGGCGGAGGCGCGCCCGCACCCCGGCTGCGTACGGTCGGCGTATGACACTCGACCTGGACGCGTACTTCGCCCGCATCGGCTGGACCGGCGAGCCCCGCCCCACCCTGGAGGTGCTGCGGTCCCTGCACCGGGCGCACCTGATCGGCATCCCGTTCGAGAACCTGGACGCCGTCCTCGGCTCCGCCCCGTCTCTGGCGCTCGACGACCTGGAGGCGAAACTCGTGCGCGGCGGGCGCGGCGGCTACTGCTACGAGCACAACACCCTGTTCTCCACCGCCCTGCGGCAACTCGGCTTCCCCGTCACGCTGCTGGCGGCCCGCGTGCTGCTGGGCGCGGCGCCGGGCGACGTCCGGCCGCGTACGCACATGCTCATGAAGGTGGACGTGGAGGGCGAGCCGCATCCGTATCTGGCGGACGTCGGCTTCGGGGCGACCGGCGCCCTGGTGGAGCCGATCGCCCTGGTGGAGGGCGCCGAGCTGTTCGACGGCCCGCGCCACCACCGCCTCGTCCACGTCGCGCACGACGGACCGCTGCCGATGTGGGAGCTCCAGGCGGAGAAGGGCGGCGCGTGGGAGTCGCAGTACGCGTTCACCCTGGAGCCGTTCGAGGCGCCGGACTACGAGGTGATCAACTGGCACATCGCGACGCACCCGCGCTCGCCGTTCCGGCAGGCGGTGTACGCGCAGCGCACCCTCCCCCACGCGCACCTGCTGCTGGCCGGGCTGGACCTGATGGAGACGGCCGACGACGGCACGGTCGAGGAGCGGGTACTGAAGGACGGCGACGAGGCGCTGCGGGTCCTGTCGGACGACTTCGGCATCCGGCTCCCGGAGGGCACCCGGCTGCCGGAGTGACGGCTTCGGGGCGGACCCCGTCCGACCGTCCCCGGCGGCCGGGCGGACCCCGCGTGGCGCATCTCACCCGCCCCGCCCGCCCACGCCTCCTTTCCAAGCCGCCACGCCGCCCCGACCGGGAGATCCCACGGTCCGGGGCGGCGGCGGGCATGGCGATGGAAGACGGGGCGGACCCGGGGTGTGCCCCGGAGGGAGTACGCCGGGAGCAATCCCCGCGCAGCCCGTGAAACGCCGCCGTAAGCTCGCGGACATGCAGGTCATCCAGTCGACGAAGCTCGCCAACGTCTGTTACGAGATCCGGGGCCCCGTGCTGGAGGAGGCGATGCGGCTGGAAGCGGCCGGTCAGCGCATCCTCAAGCTGAACACGGGCAACCCGGCCGCGTTCGGGTTCGAGTGCCCGCCGGAGATCCTCGAGGACATCCTGCGCAACGTCGCGGGCGCGCACGGCTACGGCGACGCGAAGGGCCTGCTGTCCGCGCGGCGTGCGGTGATGCAGCACTACCAGACCAAGGGCATCGAGCTCGACGTCGAGGACATCTACCTGGGCAACGGCGTCTCCGAGCTGATCCAGATGTCGATGCAGGCGCTGCTGGACGACGGCGACGAGGTGCTCGTACCGGCTCCCGACTATCCGCTGTGGACCGCCTCGGTCTCGCTGGCGGGCGGGACGGCCGTGCACTACCGGTGCGACGAGCAGGCCGACTGGATGCCTGACCTCGCGGACATCGAGCGGAAGATCACCGACCGGACCAAGGCCCTGGTGATCATCAACCCGAACAACCCGACCGGCGCGGTGTACGACGACGAGATGCTGCGCGGGCTCACCGAGATCGCCCGGCGCCACAACCTGGTCGTCTGCTCCGACGAGATCTACGACCGGATCCTGTACGACGGCGCGACCCACACCCCGACGGCGGCCCTGGCCCCGGACCTCATGGTGCTGACCTTCAACGGGCTCTCCAAGAACTACCGGGTGGCCGGATACCGTTCCGGCTGGATGGCCGTCTGCGGCCCGAAGGCGCACGCCACCTCGTACATCGAGGGGCTGACGATCCTCGCCAACATGCGGCTCTGCGCCAACATGCCCTCACAGCACGCGGTCGCCACCGCGCTCGGCGGACGGCAGTCGATCGAGGACCTGGTGCTGCCGGGCGGCCGGATCCTGGAGCAGCGGAACACGGCGTACGACCTGCTGACCTCGATCCCCGGGGTGACCTGCGTGAAGCCGAAGGGGGCGCTGTACCTCTTCCCCCGGCTCGACCCCAAGGTCTACAAGGTCAAGGACGACCGGCAGATGGTGCTGGACCTGCTGCGGGCCGAGCGGATCATGGTCGTCCAGGGCACCGGGTTCAACTGGCCCGAGCCCGACCACTTCCGGATCGTCACCCTGCCGACGGTCGAGGACCTGACCGACGCCGTGACGCGGATCGGCAGCTTCCTGGACGGTTACGGACAGCCGTAGCCGGGCCGGCCGGCCGGCGGACGGTCGCAGACAGCCACAGCCGGGCCGACAGGCGGGCAGGCCGGCAGCTCGGCAGCTCGGCAGCTCGGCAGCTCGGCAGCTCGGCAGCGGATGGTCACGGACAGCCGTGCACCGATCACACTTCCGGATCGCAGACAACTTTAGACTCGTTCCAATGTAGGATGGTTCCACGCACCCTCGGGAGGCCATCCATGTACGAGCCGATCCGCAGCCCCTCGGTCCACACCCCGGCCGACGACGCGGACTTTCCGCACCGCAGCCGTGAGGAGGAGCTGGACATCCAGCTCGCCGGGCACCTGGCCGCCCTCCTCGCGGTCACCGACGAGCTGGGCCTGGGCGCGGCGGGCGACCGTATCGCCGAGCAGGTGGCCCGGCTGCGTGGCGCCCCGCCCGCCCGGCACGCGGGCCTGACCGATGCCGCCCCCACCGTTCTCCACCGCCGCGCGCACGCCCTCGCGGGCCGCGCCCTGCTGGTGGCCGCATCCCGCGCGGACACGACCGCCGCCATCCTCGCCGCCGAGCGGATGGACGCCCACACCGCGGCCCTCGCCGGCCCGGCCGCGTCCGGACAGCTGGTCGGCGCCCACTGACGGCCCCGGTCCGCGCGCCTCGGAGGCGTGCGGACCGGGTGCCACGGACCTCACGGCGTCTCGAAGAACCGGGCCGCGGCGCCCGGAAACAGGGCGGCCCCCGGAACCGTGAGGGGGTTCCGGGGGCCGGGAGGGGTGTCCTTGGTCGGGGACAGGCCCTCCGGGGCCGTCGGCGACGACGGGCGCGACGACAGGCCCCGTACCGCGGCGGATCGTTCGGCCCCACAGGTCAGGGCGGATGTCCGATGGACCCGGCCGCGGGGTCCGTGATGAGCGCCGGGATCAGCCCAGGCGCTCGACGAGCGCGTGGTACTCGTCCCACAGCTCCTTGGGCGTGTGGTCACCGAAGGTGTTGAGGTGTTCGGGGACCAGAGCGGCCTCCTCGCGCCAGACCTTCTTGTCGACGGTGAGCAGGAAGTCGAGGTCGGCCTCGGAGAGGTCCAGGCCCTCGGTGTCCAGCGCGCCCTTGGCCGGCAGGATGCCGATCGGGCTCTCGACGCCCTCGGCCGTGCCCTCCAGACGCTCCACGATCCACTTCAGGACGCGGCTGTTCTCGCCGAAGCCGGGCCAGACGAACCTGCCCGCGTCGTCCTTGCGGAACCAGTTCACGTAGTAGATCTTCGGCAGCTTGGCCTGGTCCTTGTCGGCGCCGACCTTGACCCAGTGGTTCATGTAGTCGCCCATGTTGTAGCCGCAGAACGGCAGCATGGCGAACGGGTCGCGGCGCAGCTCGCCGACCTTGCCCTCGGCAGCGGCGGTCTTCTCGGAGGCGACGTTGGCGCCGAGGAAGACGCCGTGCTGCCAG is a genomic window of Streptomyces sp. YPW6 containing:
- a CDS encoding alanine racemase, whose amino-acid sequence is MAAESPTDRTASTQTDRAASPAAGRAASLAAGLADERVDHRFKALPPDAEGLTVGALAAERRNLFTGGFTTPVLALSAESVAHNLDLLETYAERHGLAFAPHGKTSMSPQLFVDQLERGAWGITAAVPHQARVYRAYGIGRIFLANELVDPVALGWLAGEMTADPSFRFVCYVDSVRGVELMDAALGAAGATRPVDVVVELGAGEGARTGARTEADCAAVADAVAAAGSLRLVGVAGYEGEVPDADPERVRAWLRRLVALAAAFDGEKRFAGAGEIVISAGGSAWFDAVADVFAGIPELSLPVLKLLRSGAYVSHDDGHYRHLTPFNRVPEEGALEPAFRLWAQVVSRPTGEQAFLNAGKRDAAYDLDLPDAQVVRSGRDGSLRPATGVTVTGLSDQHAWVRTEDGAELEVGDWVGLGLSHPCTSFDKWQLIPLVEADGTVTDYIRTFF
- a CDS encoding amidohydrolase family protein, whose amino-acid sequence is MDLVLRDALVVDGTGEPSFRADVAVDGGRIAEIRPEGSPGPRPTAARTVDADGLALAPGFIDMHAHSDLALLRDPDHSAKAAQGVTLEVLGQDGMSYAPADDRTLAEVRRSITGWNGDGSDIDFDWRTVGGYLDRLDRNFGGQGIAVNAAYLIPQGTVRMYAAGWDDRPATDAELARMRELVDQGMREGAVGMSSGLTYTPGMYADDAELTELCRVVARHGGYYCPHHRSYGAGALEAYEEMVRLTRNAGCALHLAHATMNFGVNKGRAPDLLALLDDALATGSDISLDTYPYTPGCTTLVAMLPSWASEGGPESVLTRLADRASAERIRHHLEVLGSDGCHGVPIEWDTIEISGVSAPHLAEYVGRTVEESARLRGEEPWATARRLLTEDRLGTTILQHVGHEENVRQIMRHPVHTGGSDGILQGDKPHPRAYGTFPQYLGRYVRELGILSLEECVARLTSRPAARLRLADRGLVREGYRADLVLFDPETVAAGSTFAEPRTLPVGIPHVLIDGRFVIEDGRRTPVLAGRAVRGSGAGAPAV
- a CDS encoding siderophore-interacting protein; the protein is MGRALSVTYVRVVDVERVTPGTARIGFTADELPGLLEDRPDQQMKLCLPRDGQPEPRLPECGSDDPYGMRWYEAYLAIPEAERPWMRSFTVRSYDRRRNVMTVDFVLHGAGGPASRWGAAARVGDVLGMVGPSSLYARPLPEARRMLLAGDETALPAVATVLEALPAGTGAVVYAEVADAAEERELPPAAGGAEVRWVHRDRGGSLVDAVRGAGADLDGVDAAWVAGEASAVRALRRHLVEDRELPKSAVEFSGYWRRALTQDDAPTEEDLAWAAERAADDS
- a CDS encoding TetR/AcrR family transcriptional regulator; amino-acid sequence: MVVFAGQGDPRRSLSLLWRAETPPPTRVGPGPKPRLSVDAIVAAAVELADEEGMGALSMRAVGDRLGRTAMALYTYVPGKSELLDLMYDAVHAELPTAYPESEPGGWRAALTAWAGEMLEFYVRHPWVLQVSQARPVLGPHEYAGLDTLVTLLRATGLAAGVVRRLVGTLFPLVRGSAQAVADARLAAAATGSPDEEWWAARSAALLELVPDFAERFPAVSALEAEGPAEPYPQDVPGSAEAVPYPEREARETFRVGLGVLLDGIEAARAGTP
- a CDS encoding serine protease — its product is MNKPLVGAFLAALLLGAGAAPVVAAEPAQRAQAREAAPVAGPAVKAVTFAGTVALSNCSGSVVRSPDSAPTDPALVLSNGHCLESGFPGPGEVVVDQPSSRSFTLLDASGDGVGTLRASKVAYGTMTDTDLSLYETTSTYQQIEDRYGIRALELETAHPKEGAAITVASGYWKRTYSCDIDGFVHRLKEGRWTWKDSLRYTPECRTIGGTSGSPVIDDATGKVVAVNNTGNESGRRCTDNNPCEVDENGEVTVREGINYAQQTYTMVPCIGAGSTIDLDREGCALPKP
- a CDS encoding arylamine N-acetyltransferase, whose translation is MTLDLDAYFARIGWTGEPRPTLEVLRSLHRAHLIGIPFENLDAVLGSAPSLALDDLEAKLVRGGRGGYCYEHNTLFSTALRQLGFPVTLLAARVLLGAAPGDVRPRTHMLMKVDVEGEPHPYLADVGFGATGALVEPIALVEGAELFDGPRHHRLVHVAHDGPLPMWELQAEKGGAWESQYAFTLEPFEAPDYEVINWHIATHPRSPFRQAVYAQRTLPHAHLLLAGLDLMETADDGTVEERVLKDGDEALRVLSDDFGIRLPEGTRLPE
- a CDS encoding pyridoxal phosphate-dependent aminotransferase, which produces MQVIQSTKLANVCYEIRGPVLEEAMRLEAAGQRILKLNTGNPAAFGFECPPEILEDILRNVAGAHGYGDAKGLLSARRAVMQHYQTKGIELDVEDIYLGNGVSELIQMSMQALLDDGDEVLVPAPDYPLWTASVSLAGGTAVHYRCDEQADWMPDLADIERKITDRTKALVIINPNNPTGAVYDDEMLRGLTEIARRHNLVVCSDEIYDRILYDGATHTPTAALAPDLMVLTFNGLSKNYRVAGYRSGWMAVCGPKAHATSYIEGLTILANMRLCANMPSQHAVATALGGRQSIEDLVLPGGRILEQRNTAYDLLTSIPGVTCVKPKGALYLFPRLDPKVYKVKDDRQMVLDLLRAERIMVVQGTGFNWPEPDHFRIVTLPTVEDLTDAVTRIGSFLDGYGQP